ACACCAAGGCGAACGGCTTCGGCTTGTTCGATCCAAAGCAGACGGAGGAGTGGCTGGCTCAGCGGCCGGCAGTGGACGGATTCACGTGGGATCAGGTGTTCAAGCTGTCGCTGGAGCAGATCAAGAAGTTTCTTAAGGATCTGGACAACACCATCCACAAGCACCGCGATGTGGAGTATGAGGTCGAATACTACAGCGGATACAAGGATACGTTGCTGGTCGGGACTACTCTTAGACCGCTGCAGGGGTATTTTGTGAACGATGAGGGGGGCAGCACTTCCGTCGTGGGGCAGTACCCGTTGCCGGAGGTATGGACTGAATTCTGGGACAAAAGCGGCTGGAGCGCCCGGGACCTGATGGAGCTGAACTTCTATATCAGTCTGGATGAGCTGGATGAGACTCTGGATAACTACGACGGCTACGATACGACGGGTATCGACGATGACGAGCTCAGTAAGCAGAAGCTGCTGTCCGGCTGGCGGAAGGAGTTCGCAGCTAAGGTGTACCCGCTGGAGCAGATCGAGGCTGTGATGAAGCTGGTGGACAAGCTGAAGTACAGATGGCAGGTGGAATCACTGCTGGATGCGTTCCGCGCGGACCACAAGAGCCCGGAGAGCTTCCGGTTGGTAAATGGTGCGGTGAACGCCCTGGCGGCTGCCTTCCCGGAAGAGAAGCTTGCGGGCGACTGGCCGTTCCTCTCGGTCCTGGCCGATCCGTGGATCGATATGGTCCAGAAGCTGTGGAAGGGACCGGAGGAGTTCAAGGAAATGTTCCGTACCTGCTATATGTTTGAGGGGATCAGCGGCGGCGAAGAGCGGGACAGCATCATCGGGCTGAAGCACTATGTCGAGGCCTTCACGGACGGGCTGATCCGCGAGGAGACGCTGCTGAAGGAGCTGCTGCTCAGCAGTGATGCCCGCAACCATATGCGGTGGATCAGCTCACGCATGTATGACTGGATTGAAGGCAGTCCGCAGATGGTTGCGCTGCGTACCCGGATTATCGACCGTCTGCTGGCGATTGAGCTGGGACGCGGCGATCTGCCGACCGAGGTGACCGGCATGACGATGGGGCTGCAGCGGATCGAGGGCCTGGAGTACTGTATCCGCATCCTGTCCGGGCTGAACAAGGATACCTTCGTGCGCGGGTACGTGTATGGCTACGGCGACAATATTACGAAGAAGGAATCCTTCAGCCATCTCCTTAAGGTATGTTATCCGCGCGAGGGCGACAATGCGGAACGGCTGAAGACCTTGCTTCAAGAATACAAGCTGTCCGATCAAAAGCTCCTGGAAGCCGCCATGTATGCCCCGCAGTGGATCGAGATCATTGCCGAGCACCTGGGCTGGGAAGGGCTGCGCAGTGCCGCCTGGTACTTCCATGCCCACATCAACGAGAGCTTCTCGGCCGAGAAGGAGACGGTGGTGGCGCATTATTCGCCGATCACGCCGCAGGAGTTCAACGACGGCGCCTTCGATGTGAACTGGTTCCAGTCGGCGTATGAGGCGCTTGGCCAGGAGCGGTTCGAGCTGCTCTATGACTGTGCGAAGTATATCTCCGCCGGTGCGAACCACCGCCGTTCCCAGCTGTTCGCCGATGCTACGCTCGGCAAGCTGAATCTGGAAGAGATGAAGGAGTCTGTTGAGCAGAAGCGGGGGAAAGATCATCTGCTGAGCTACAGCCTGATTCCGCTGAAGGCACAGCGGGAGCAGGACATCCGCGAGCGGTATGAATTCATCCAGCGCTTCCTGGCGGAGAGCAAGCAGTTCGGCGCACAGCGCCGCGCCAGCGAAGGCGCGGTGGCGCAGATCGCGCTGGGCAACCTGGCGCGCAATGCCGGATATGCCGATGTCACCCGCCTGATCTGGGATATGGAGGCGCGTAAGCTGGACGATTATGCCGCGTACTTCGAGCCTTATGCGCTGGATGACGAGACCTATGTCTCGCTCAGCATTGACGAGGAAGGGCAGAGCGATGTTGTGGTCACCAGCAAGGGCAAGGCGCTGAAGTCGGTGCCGGCGCGCTTCAAGAAGCATGAGCGGATCGAAGCGCTGAAGGAGGCCAAGAGCGACCTGACCGGCCAGTTCCGCCGCGCCCGCGCTGAGCTGGAGCGGTCGATGGCATCCGGCGGCACCTTCACGCCGGGTGAGATTGCCGGGCTGAGCCGGAATCCGGTGCTGGCTCCGCTGATCAGCAAGCTGGTGCTGAAGAGCGGCGATGCGCTGGGCTATTACGATGCGGATCAGGCCGCGCTGGTGAGCCCGTCAGGTGAACGGCAGGCCGTGGACGCAGAGGCGGTGCTGCAGATCGCCCATCCGCTGGACTTCTACCGCAGCGGACAATGGAGCCTGTACCAGAAGGACCTGTTCGACCGTCAGGTGCGCCAGCCGTTCAAGCAGGTCTTCCGCGAGCTATACCTGCCGAATGAGGATGAGCTGGCCCAGGGCGTGCTGTCCCGCCGGTATGCGGGCCATCAGGTGCAGCCGAGCAAGACGGTCGCCCTCCTGAAGGGGCGGCAATGGACGGTCAGCTACGAGGAAGGGCTGCAGAAGGTATTCTATGCCGAGAACCTGATCGTCCGGCTCTATGCCATGGCCGACTGGTTCTCGCCGGCCGACACGGAAGCGCCGACGCTGGAGACCGTGCAGTTCTTCGACCGGAAGACCTATAAGGGCGTGCCGCTGGATCAGGTGCCGCCGGTGCTGTTCTCGGAGGTTATGCGGGATGTGGATCTGGTCGTCAGCGTGGCCCATGTCGGCGGCGTCGATCCGGAGGCCAGCCTGACCACCGTCGAGATGCGCCGGGTGATCGTGGGCGAATCGCTGCGTCTGCTGAAAATTGAGAACGTGCGGCTGGACGGCAACTATGCGCGGATTGACGGCACACTCGGCGAGTATGCCGTGCATCTGGGCAGCGGCCAGGTGTACAAGCAGGCGACAGGCGCGCTGTACATTATTCCGGTGCATTCCCAGCACCGGGGCCGGCTGTTCCTGCCGTTCCTGGACGAGGACCCGCGCACGGCGGAGGTTCTCTCCAAGGTCGTGCTGCTGGCTGACGACACGAAGATCAAAGACCCGCAGATTCTTGCGCAGCTGAGCAGCTGAACAGCTGCGCTGGCGGGGGAACGGACGGGGCGCTGCTTACCGCAGCCGTTTATAGAGGGAAGCCACAGGCACCGGTGCTGAGTTTCAGCGCCGGTGCTTTTTGCCGCAGGAAAGGCAAGGTGAAGCTGCTTTTTACGGCTAGGGTGGCGGCGCGCGGACCGAATGTAATCGAAAAACCGATCACATTTTGCTGGAGTGTGGCTCGTGGACGGAATGTAATCGAAAAACCGATCACATTTTGCTGGAGCGTGGCTCGTGGACGGAATGTAATCGAAAAACCGACTACAATTTGCTAGCGGGGGGCGCGTGGACCGAATGTAGTCGAAAAACCAATCACATTGGGTGGCCGCATCATCTGGTTAATGCTGAATATCGCGGGAAGGCTGATGAAAGGAGATCAGGAGAGCGGGGGCGAGTTGAGCAGATTATTTATTTCGCATTCGCGCATATTTACGCCCGGATTCCCGGTCAATAATACTGCGTTTGTAGAATGGAAAGCGGGAAAAGCAGGGAATGGGTCCTGCAATGGCGAATTTTGGAGGGGAAAGAGAGGTATGGGTAATGAAGAACAAGCTCCGCCAGAATGTGCAGTCCTTGCAGGATGCATACGCTTCATTATGCGGATTGACGATCATGATTACGGATCAAGCGGATAAACGGTTGACGGAGCCTTCCGGGTTAACCGAGATGGCTGCCCTCTTGTTCGGCTCAAGGCGAAGAGACGCCGAGGATAAACTTGCCGTTCTGTTAGAGAAGGTCAAGGATATATCGAAGCCTATCGTGTATGAGACCCGCTCCGGGCTGAAAATACTGATCACCTCCATCCGGCTCAGTAAACGAAGGCCCTATTATATTCTTGCCGGTGTCTGGGTGGACGGCTGTACAAAAGAGCTGATTACCGCAAGGATTCAGGAAATTATTGCCCCTGGAGAATGGGGGGACTGGACCGGGGCTCTGAATCAGGTTCCGGTATTGGACCAGGAGGCTGTCAGCTTGATCATGAAGCATTTGCATACGCTGGCTGATACAGTGCAGGCTTTGCTCGAACGGGAGCAGGCGGGGGATTATTCCGATTACGATCTGCAGCTGATGAATCTGATCTATCTGCTGGACCCGGCAAGCCCGGAGTGGCTGCAGGGAATCCTGGGGATCTTCGCACGCATTCTCGGCGTGAAATTCGCAGGCTATGCCAGCGTGGCAGAAGGCGTTGACCAGTTTACGATTGCAGAGACAGCAGGAATACCGCCGAACTGCTCCCTGAAGGGATCTTCTTTTTTTTATGGTGAAGGATTTCTGGGACAGGTGGGGCTCTCCAAGCAGATGGGGTATTGGAGGAATGCCGACCGCGATCTCAGAATTTCTTTTTTTGTAGCCCATGGCTTGAAGCCGAAGGTTATGATCTGTTATCCGATTAAATACAAGAACAAGCTGTATGGGGTGCTGTTCGCCGGAGATCCTCTGCGGCCGGAGCTGACGGAGGGACAGGCAGATATGGGGATGCTGGTGGCCCATCAGCTTGCCGCTTCCCTGTACCATCTGGAGAGTGAGGCGCTGTATGAACGCCAGAAGAAGAGGCATGAAGCGTATCAGGAGATTGTCCGCGCTCTGGTGGCGACCCCGGACAAGGAGGATTATCTGCAACTGTTCATTGAGTGCTTTCAGCAGCAGATTGACTGCTCCTTCATGTGCCTGCTGCTGCATCTGCCTGACGGGGAAGGAACAGAGGTCTATTCCTCCTCTACCGCTCCGGATGAGCTGTACACACTCTATGCGGAGGATGCCAAGCGGATCTATTTCGCTGACGGGATTCCGGGCTTCAATCTGCTCAATAAGCCGATCCGGCGGGAATGGAGGGGGCGGCAGCTGGTAGAGCACCCTATGGTTTTTGAACAGAGGCTGCTGGGGTTGTTCACAATCCAGTTCAGGGATGAACGGCAGCGGCAGGAATACGAGCTGTTCCTTCAGATGACTAATGTTCTGCTGGTTACCAAGCTGTTGGTGAAGCTGCCCCTGGAGCCTCCCTCCAGAGCGGACCTCATTCAATTGCTGCAGGATGTGTCGCTCACACGGGACCCGGGTGAATATAACAGGGCCGTGACGGTTAAGAATCTGGCCCAGGGCTTGCTGGAGCAAATGAACCGTTCCGCCGAAGAGATTGAATGGATCAGCCAAGCTGCCCTGCTGGCCCCTTATGATGTAGAGCTGCTGGCAGGATATTTGGGCGAAATTGAGCCGGTGTGTATTTTGCGTCATATGGAGGGAATTCTATCCGGTTCCAATGGGAAAAAGGATCCAGGAGAAAGTTCCTGTCTCTACTTGGCGAAGGTGCTGATTATGCTGAAATGGTATACGGATAAAGGCAGGCGGGACTGGAAGGAAACACTTCCTGCCCTTATACCCGGGCCGCTGGTTCGGTCCTTCGAGCAATTCATACACCCTCCGCCTGATGCTGCTCTGCAGGAGGGAAGCGTCCGGTTCACTTCCCGTGAAGAGGATATCCTGGAAAGCCTGCTGCTGGGCCTCAATAATAAGGAGATCGCGGAGAAGCTGTTTATCAGTACACATACGGTCAAGAACCACATTACCAAAATCTACGAGAAGCTTGGTGTACATAGCAGGTCGCAGGCCATTTCCCAGGTGTATCAGGCCACGAACAGAACAGATTCCCACAAAAAGCAATGATTGCGCTGAAACCAGGCGTACATTGCTTTTTTTGTGCAAGAAGGAAAGAGGGCCTGTAGAAAACAGGAATATTTTGTCGAAAGATAGGAAGGGGTGGCGATAGGCGCACAGGTTACAGGCTACCCATAATAAAGAAAGATTTGAACGCCTGACCAAATACATATTAAGGAGTGCTTCATTTGAAACTAAACATCCGTACCAAATTGTTGGGAGGCTTTCTGGTTATTGTGGCGTTGCTTGTATTTATAAGCGGGCTATCCATTATGAAAATGGGAGCGATGAACAGTAATTCCTTGCAGATGCAGAGCTATAACTTCCCGGCACTCGTCAATATTGCCGAGATCAGAACCGAGCTGTACAAGCTGCGCGGCGACATGTTCAAGCTCCTCCTGGAAACTGATGATTCCGTACTGGAGGAGACCCGGACAGTCCTTCAAGCGGATCAGGACAAGATAGCAGAGCGGATGAAGACTTATGGAGAGCTCGCACTGAATGCAGAGCAACGGAGTGAGCTTGAGATTATCAAGGAAAATGTGGACAAGTATACCCAGCTGGTACCGAAGGTCATAGAGCTGCGGGTTCAGGATAAAAATGCTGAGGGATACCGGATGCTGCGCGATGCCCTGCCCGAGCTGCAACGGGCCCAGGATACCGCCGATCAGGCTGCAAGTAATGTCATTACAGGGGCAGATGAGCGGATTGACTCTACTGTAGCGAGCTATAGCACCGGAAGAGTTACGATCCTGATCGTCGCCATTCTTGCGGCTCTTGCAGCCATCGGGCTGGCCATTGTCATCTCACAGGGAATCGTAGGTCCGGTATCGAAGCTGCTCGCTGCGATGATCCGCATGGCAGGCGGTGATCTTAGAGAAGAGATTGCCATCAAGAACAGGGATGAGTTCGGCAGGCTGGCTGCGGCGGCGAATGACATGATTGCGAGCTTGCGGAAGCTGATTGGCGGGACGGTGGAGGCGGCGCAGAGTGTGGCGGCTTCCTCAGAGGAGATATCGGCAACTACCGAAGAGATTGCCAGCGGCAGCCAGTCACAAGCTCAGGCCGCACAAAATATCAATCAGCTGGTCCAGGATCTGACCCGGGGCATTGACGAGGTAGCGAAGAATGCCGAGCAGGCCTCGGAGCTGTCCCTGCGGACGCGCCAGGGTGCTGAAGAGGGAAGTGCCGCGGTAAGGGAATCCGGCCACGGGATGAGCAACCTGTCGGAGAAGATGGAGCTGCTGGAGCAGGATTCGCAGAAGATTGGCGAGATTATCGAGGTGATTGATGAGATCGCCGAGCAGACCAATCTGCTGGCTCTCAATGCAGCGATTGAGGCTGCACGCGCCGGAGAGCAGGGACGGGGCTTCGCCGTAGTGGCCGATGAGGTGCGTAAGCTGGCTGAACGGAGCGGGGAAGCGACGAAGCAGATTGCTACGATCATCCGGGTGATGCAGAAGAATACGGTGCTTAGTGTGCAGGCGGTTGGTGATGTATCGGCGTTGTCCGGGCGGACTGAACAGCTGATTCAGGAGATTGTTGGCCGTGTGAATGAGACCGCCCAGCAGATTACTGGTATCGCTGCGGCATGTGAGGAGCAGGCGGCGCAGACGAACGAGGTGCTGCTCTCTATTGAATCCATCGCCGCAGGCAGCCAGGAATCCGCAGCCGCAGCAGAGGAGACGGCTTCTTCTTCACAGATGCTTGCCGGCTTGGCGGATGAGCTGAACAACTCAGTCGCGGTATTCCGGTTATAGAGGGAGGTTGGTCATGCTGGCTGCACGAACTGAACAGTACATCGTATTCCGTCTGGCTGACGAGAAGCTGGCTGTCGATATCCGTGAGATCAATGAGATTATCAAGCCTGAGCCGGTTACACCGGTGCCTAACAGCAAGTATTTTGTGCAGGGAGTCATGAATCTGCGCGGCCGGATTATACCGGTTGTCAGTCTGAGCAGGCGGCTGGGAATGGCTGAAGCGGAGCTTCAGGCCCGGTCACGTATCGTGGTGGTGCAGTATCATCAGGAGGCTATAGGACTGATTGTGGATGCTGTTGAGCAGGTGGCTTCTTTGACGGCAGAGCCTCCGCTGGAATCCCATAATATCCGGGGAGCCCAGTATATGAGCGGTATCGGCGTGAGTCCGGAGGGATTGATCAGCATTCTGAATATCGGGCGTCTGCTTGCTGAGGGATGAGGGATGAAGGAGGGGGAGAGAACAGGCATGAAGGAGTTCCAGAACTTGACGTACTTGGGTGCGTTCCTGGATGAAATGGAGGAGCAGCTTCAATATTTGGATGAGGCTCTGCTGGTGCTGGAGAGCAAAGGATATCAGAATGACATTATTCAGCGGATCTTCCGGGCGGCGCATACCTTAAAAGGCTCTTCTGCGGTCATGGGCTTCAAGCAGCTGAACCGGCTGACCCATCAGATGGAGAGTGTGCTCGAGCTGCTCAGGGACAGGCAGCTGGAGGTATCCTCCGCGTTATTGAATACGTTCTTCGATTGTGTGGATTTCATTAAGCAGCTCCGCGAAGCTATCCTGAACGGTGTGCTTGAGGAGGGGGATACTAGCGCGCTGCTGCAACGCTTGAAGGAGGTGCGGCGGTCAGCGGCGGCAGCTCCGGCAGCCCCGGGGGCAGCATCTGCCCTCCCTGTCCCGGCTGAAGTGGAGCTGCCGCCGGAGGCTGCGGAGCCGGCTTGGAGCAGGGTCCTTGATGCGGACATTAAGGAGCGGATCAAGGCGTCTGTAGA
This region of Paenibacillus sp. FSL K6-1096 genomic DNA includes:
- a CDS encoding LuxR C-terminal-related transcriptional regulator, whose translation is MKNKLRQNVQSLQDAYASLCGLTIMITDQADKRLTEPSGLTEMAALLFGSRRRDAEDKLAVLLEKVKDISKPIVYETRSGLKILITSIRLSKRRPYYILAGVWVDGCTKELITARIQEIIAPGEWGDWTGALNQVPVLDQEAVSLIMKHLHTLADTVQALLEREQAGDYSDYDLQLMNLIYLLDPASPEWLQGILGIFARILGVKFAGYASVAEGVDQFTIAETAGIPPNCSLKGSSFFYGEGFLGQVGLSKQMGYWRNADRDLRISFFVAHGLKPKVMICYPIKYKNKLYGVLFAGDPLRPELTEGQADMGMLVAHQLAASLYHLESEALYERQKKRHEAYQEIVRALVATPDKEDYLQLFIECFQQQIDCSFMCLLLHLPDGEGTEVYSSSTAPDELYTLYAEDAKRIYFADGIPGFNLLNKPIRREWRGRQLVEHPMVFEQRLLGLFTIQFRDERQRQEYELFLQMTNVLLVTKLLVKLPLEPPSRADLIQLLQDVSLTRDPGEYNRAVTVKNLAQGLLEQMNRSAEEIEWISQAALLAPYDVELLAGYLGEIEPVCILRHMEGILSGSNGKKDPGESSCLYLAKVLIMLKWYTDKGRRDWKETLPALIPGPLVRSFEQFIHPPPDAALQEGSVRFTSREEDILESLLLGLNNKEIAEKLFISTHTVKNHITKIYEKLGVHSRSQAISQVYQATNRTDSHKKQ
- a CDS encoding DUF4132 domain-containing protein — translated: MKFGNEQWETEWYEAIEKRAGELKGEDAELAVLLAGFSKNRYLHEGEESLDRCMSILEARADAARSDFAGYWEPLFQAMQQLYSAHTVELARYIVNHAVEYPYSIGYLRRPFRTRDVQPHRLQILRRINALIYMEMVEFSLPDYLTSNLDKDYSTSYRVEIAVPDVVAYELDRGGSGMEDLLKEAVYGDNQGAQLSHSMLKGVFLSHNQAAIQMVGELLVAARLQEGLRQSIVERMDEGTIENNLYMLKVILDNDLVRYSSVVRALGVWTGMGLEAQNQRVAKQLVEGAYQVLTDAAQREAWLASENANHVYLGLWGAAVYEENELPGKVDALMEQGQLYQKIVAQYVLSNSQNQEVRLRSARQHLNEQEPELLYWILMNYDYDYDRMWRGPKDNGPRIEVRTSPQLADKSERRRDFSLLMNIFLNPDSRELTGPSKVLDFLQVNYTRDLPAQKMLYLTSYDMDPAWVNELLALKDKLSPDMRGELLNYFVQNVEDAVQREFIFASLSDKSMKNRELALKLAQELTLTEDELLMAEGLLKLKTGTLRQSVTLMLLNQPEEALQASIRRLVQGKNALQRQAGLEIMTVLFEDEERQGLFEAVRPLAEELVKPSDQERELIARLSQKNEYTKANGFGLFDPKQTEEWLAQRPAVDGFTWDQVFKLSLEQIKKFLKDLDNTIHKHRDVEYEVEYYSGYKDTLLVGTTLRPLQGYFVNDEGGSTSVVGQYPLPEVWTEFWDKSGWSARDLMELNFYISLDELDETLDNYDGYDTTGIDDDELSKQKLLSGWRKEFAAKVYPLEQIEAVMKLVDKLKYRWQVESLLDAFRADHKSPESFRLVNGAVNALAAAFPEEKLAGDWPFLSVLADPWIDMVQKLWKGPEEFKEMFRTCYMFEGISGGEERDSIIGLKHYVEAFTDGLIREETLLKELLLSSDARNHMRWISSRMYDWIEGSPQMVALRTRIIDRLLAIELGRGDLPTEVTGMTMGLQRIEGLEYCIRILSGLNKDTFVRGYVYGYGDNITKKESFSHLLKVCYPREGDNAERLKTLLQEYKLSDQKLLEAAMYAPQWIEIIAEHLGWEGLRSAAWYFHAHINESFSAEKETVVAHYSPITPQEFNDGAFDVNWFQSAYEALGQERFELLYDCAKYISAGANHRRSQLFADATLGKLNLEEMKESVEQKRGKDHLLSYSLIPLKAQREQDIRERYEFIQRFLAESKQFGAQRRASEGAVAQIALGNLARNAGYADVTRLIWDMEARKLDDYAAYFEPYALDDETYVSLSIDEEGQSDVVVTSKGKALKSVPARFKKHERIEALKEAKSDLTGQFRRARAELERSMASGGTFTPGEIAGLSRNPVLAPLISKLVLKSGDALGYYDADQAALVSPSGERQAVDAEAVLQIAHPLDFYRSGQWSLYQKDLFDRQVRQPFKQVFRELYLPNEDELAQGVLSRRYAGHQVQPSKTVALLKGRQWTVSYEEGLQKVFYAENLIVRLYAMADWFSPADTEAPTLETVQFFDRKTYKGVPLDQVPPVLFSEVMRDVDLVVSVAHVGGVDPEASLTTVEMRRVIVGESLRLLKIENVRLDGNYARIDGTLGEYAVHLGSGQVYKQATGALYIIPVHSQHRGRLFLPFLDEDPRTAEVLSKVVLLADDTKIKDPQILAQLSS
- a CDS encoding chemotaxis protein CheW, with amino-acid sequence MLAARTEQYIVFRLADEKLAVDIREINEIIKPEPVTPVPNSKYFVQGVMNLRGRIIPVVSLSRRLGMAEAELQARSRIVVVQYHQEAIGLIVDAVEQVASLTAEPPLESHNIRGAQYMSGIGVSPEGLISILNIGRLLAEG
- a CDS encoding methyl-accepting chemotaxis protein, translating into MALLVFISGLSIMKMGAMNSNSLQMQSYNFPALVNIAEIRTELYKLRGDMFKLLLETDDSVLEETRTVLQADQDKIAERMKTYGELALNAEQRSELEIIKENVDKYTQLVPKVIELRVQDKNAEGYRMLRDALPELQRAQDTADQAASNVITGADERIDSTVASYSTGRVTILIVAILAALAAIGLAIVISQGIVGPVSKLLAAMIRMAGGDLREEIAIKNRDEFGRLAAAANDMIASLRKLIGGTVEAAQSVAASSEEISATTEEIASGSQSQAQAAQNINQLVQDLTRGIDEVAKNAEQASELSLRTRQGAEEGSAAVRESGHGMSNLSEKMELLEQDSQKIGEIIEVIDEIAEQTNLLALNAAIEAARAGEQGRGFAVVADEVRKLAERSGEATKQIATIIRVMQKNTVLSVQAVGDVSALSGRTEQLIQEIVGRVNETAQQITGIAAACEEQAAQTNEVLLSIESIAAGSQESAAAAEETASSSQMLAGLADELNNSVAVFRL